A single genomic interval of Alphaproteobacteria bacterium harbors:
- a CDS encoding glycosyltransferase family 4 protein, whose amino-acid sequence MKMCSAFSRLKHKVTLECLPGTILAKDAFSYYDVTPDFSVSCNDEKSYWLSGFLWHLKEKLPGVRVGPIPSILYGYGRIRNKVRRLSPDLIYSRNQYWLRACLKLRIPMVFESHHPPRNKLDYLLQKKIIKSAYFQKLVVISEKLKAIYLREFSELSQEIVLVCHDGADPVSEDSFGQKCERKGVQVGYVGQIYNGRGIDVILQVAQKLRDISFQIIGGEKEEIERQKNLFEVPSNVKFYGHLPHSKLKSIYPNIDIALAPYQHQVSTYGGKGNTVDFMSPLKLFEYMSWKKTIICSDLPVLREVLSHDESAIFVRPDDIEGWVAAISKLVTDPKIGKTLSEKAFSSFKEKYTWDARAKRVLTAI is encoded by the coding sequence ATGAAAATGTGTTCGGCCTTTTCTAGATTAAAGCACAAAGTTACCCTAGAGTGCTTGCCAGGAACTATTCTGGCTAAGGATGCATTTTCATATTACGATGTGACCCCGGATTTCTCTGTCTCCTGTAATGATGAAAAGAGCTATTGGTTGTCGGGTTTCTTATGGCATCTGAAAGAGAAGCTTCCTGGTGTTAGGGTGGGCCCCATTCCTTCTATCTTATATGGTTATGGAAGAATTAGAAATAAAGTTAGACGCCTGTCACCAGACCTTATTTATTCGAGAAATCAGTATTGGTTGCGGGCTTGTTTGAAGCTGAGAATACCAATGGTATTTGAATCCCATCATCCACCAAGAAATAAGTTAGATTATCTTCTTCAAAAGAAAATTATTAAGTCGGCATACTTTCAGAAACTTGTTGTCATTTCGGAAAAGCTGAAAGCTATTTATTTGCGCGAGTTTTCAGAGCTTTCTCAAGAAATTGTTCTTGTTTGCCACGATGGTGCAGATCCTGTTTCGGAGGATTCCTTTGGGCAGAAATGTGAGAGGAAGGGTGTTCAAGTCGGATATGTGGGTCAGATTTACAACGGCCGCGGGATCGATGTTATTCTACAAGTTGCTCAAAAGCTGAGAGATATTAGTTTCCAAATCATAGGGGGTGAGAAAGAAGAGATTGAAAGGCAAAAGAATCTTTTTGAAGTTCCCTCGAATGTCAAATTTTATGGTCATCTTCCCCACAGTAAACTTAAGTCTATTTACCCCAACATCGATATTGCTTTAGCTCCCTATCAGCATCAGGTCTCAACCTATGGTGGAAAAGGGAATACGGTGGATTTTATGTCACCATTGAAATTGTTTGAATACATGAGTTGGAAAAAGACAATCATTTGTTCAGATCTACCTGTTCTTCGAGAAGTACTGTCCCATGATGAGAGTGCGATTTTTGTGAGACCGGATGATATAGAAGGTTGGGTTGCTGCAATTTCTAAACTTGTAACCGATCCTAAAATAGGAAAGACGCTTTCAGAAAAGGCCTTTTCTAGTTTTAAGGAGAAATACACCTGGGATGCACGCGCAAAGCGTGTTTTAACTGCCATATGA
- a CDS encoding class I SAM-dependent methyltransferase has translation MDKIYSLLRPFYRFVKQLLLIDFIRFMICFPRYLYFRFVRVKYRTLEDIEKGSENIAQDKNRSTLSHNLKVFAFSYKAFKDLLSSFSVQRSSRLIRPLMGIDRLTKNSGNTKVLIIGPRTEGEIFNLMGYGFKLKNIKALDLHTYSPRVDLGDIHDMPYANDTFDLVICGWVIPYSNNKTLAASEIKRVLKNNGIVAIGLTYQPSGMHFGTGLVDSTESIHNLFSSDVKNVYFRYDQKEEDKESIGGIITAFSCNKPISKTESKGKKSLVR, from the coding sequence ATGGATAAAATTTACAGTCTTTTGAGGCCCTTTTATAGGTTTGTGAAGCAGCTGTTACTAATTGATTTCATTAGATTTATGATTTGTTTTCCACGTTATCTGTATTTTCGTTTTGTGAGGGTGAAATATAGAACTTTAGAAGATATTGAAAAGGGGTCAGAAAATATTGCGCAGGACAAAAACAGGTCTACTCTGAGTCATAATCTAAAGGTTTTTGCTTTTAGTTATAAGGCCTTCAAAGATTTATTATCTTCATTTTCGGTGCAGAGATCATCACGTCTCATACGTCCTCTCATGGGTATTGATAGGCTTACTAAGAACTCCGGTAACACAAAAGTTCTAATCATCGGCCCTCGCACAGAAGGGGAAATTTTCAATTTGATGGGGTATGGCTTTAAGTTGAAGAACATTAAAGCACTGGATCTTCATACTTATTCTCCCCGTGTTGATCTGGGGGATATTCATGATATGCCCTATGCTAATGACACATTTGATTTAGTCATCTGTGGGTGGGTTATTCCTTATAGCAATAATAAAACTTTGGCGGCTTCAGAGATTAAAAGAGTTTTAAAGAATAACGGGATCGTTGCTATTGGGCTTACGTATCAGCCCTCTGGAATGCATTTTGGAACTGGTCTTGTTGATAGCACCGAATCTATTCACAACCTTTTTTCTTCCGATGTTAAAAATGTTTACTTCAGGTACGATCAAAAGGAAGAAGATAAAGAGAGCATTGGTGGCATTATAACGGCTTTTTCATGTAATAAGCCAATATCAAAGACAGAGTCTAAAGGCAAAAAAAGCCTTGTTCGTTAG
- the asnB gene encoding asparagine synthase (glutamine-hydrolyzing), producing MCGIAGFIDLKTRLSQPKMVKVGQSMGHVLSHRGPDAGDVWVDAETGVCLAHRRLTVVDLTETGHQPMESSCGQFVTIYNGEIYNAEELRTELLAKGRIFRGHSDTEVLVEGCAVWGVQEMAKRLVGMFAFAIWDKRERRLTLVRDRLGIKPLYWGLIGKQLLFGSELKALRTHPDCPKDVDRNAVASFLRYSNIPAPLTIYRGIEKLQPGHMLSFDGVKGIPIVESYWTLEDAVQTGKDNLLSGNDEEVIQEVGDLLEDSVKRRMVADVPLGAFLSGGIDSSTVVALMQKNSKTPIRSFSIGFEEKGYNEAQYAAAVAKHLKTDHTELYVTSQEAREVIPKLSDIYDEPFADSSQIPTYLVSALTRKHVTVALSGDGGDELFAGYNRYTTVERFQKMTRFTNQPMRQLISSAIRSCPTGVWDSILKFAPGAMRMSRPGEKMHRLSHIYSQDTESFYHNLVSHWDQPQKVAVGADNPLDMMENTPIPASVSNTVERMQYLDTMTYLPGDILTKVDRASMAKSLEVRVPILDHRLVELSWRLPQKFKIREGQSKWILRQILDQHVPRKLFDRPKVGFSVPVQAWLRGPLKEWAHELLSKDSIDRYGLMKWQPINQKWQEHLSGKHDWQYQLWSALMLQSWCQKWL from the coding sequence ATGTGTGGCATAGCCGGTTTTATAGATCTTAAGACGAGATTGTCTCAACCTAAAATGGTTAAGGTTGGCCAATCAATGGGCCATGTATTGTCCCATCGGGGCCCCGATGCAGGAGATGTATGGGTCGATGCCGAAACGGGAGTCTGTTTGGCGCACCGACGGTTAACGGTTGTTGATCTGACGGAGACAGGCCATCAGCCCATGGAGTCCTCCTGTGGCCAGTTTGTGACCATCTACAATGGCGAAATTTATAATGCAGAGGAGCTGCGTACCGAGTTACTGGCCAAAGGCAGGATTTTCAGGGGCCATTCCGATACGGAAGTTCTCGTAGAGGGCTGTGCTGTTTGGGGTGTGCAAGAAATGGCAAAGCGTTTGGTTGGAATGTTTGCCTTTGCCATTTGGGACAAGAGAGAGCGTCGGTTAACTCTTGTGCGAGATCGACTTGGCATCAAGCCACTTTATTGGGGTTTGATCGGGAAGCAACTGTTATTTGGCTCTGAATTAAAGGCTTTGCGGACTCATCCTGATTGCCCAAAGGATGTGGATCGGAATGCGGTCGCCTCATTTCTACGGTATAGTAATATCCCTGCCCCTCTCACCATATATAGGGGTATTGAAAAGCTACAGCCCGGGCACATGCTATCTTTTGATGGGGTGAAGGGTATTCCAATTGTTGAATCCTATTGGACTTTGGAAGACGCCGTTCAAACTGGAAAAGACAATTTACTTTCTGGAAATGATGAGGAAGTCATTCAGGAAGTTGGAGATTTACTCGAAGATTCTGTAAAGCGCCGGATGGTTGCAGATGTGCCTTTGGGGGCATTCTTATCCGGTGGTATTGATTCTTCGACAGTTGTAGCCCTCATGCAAAAGAACTCTAAGACCCCGATTCGGAGTTTTTCCATTGGATTTGAGGAAAAGGGCTATAATGAGGCTCAGTATGCAGCAGCGGTAGCGAAGCATCTGAAGACAGATCATACAGAACTTTATGTGACATCTCAGGAAGCGAGAGAGGTCATTCCAAAATTGTCAGATATTTACGACGAACCCTTTGCCGATTCGTCACAGATTCCAACGTATTTGGTGTCTGCGCTAACACGCAAACATGTAACGGTGGCTTTGTCGGGAGATGGGGGGGATGAACTTTTTGCCGGTTACAATCGTTACACGACGGTGGAAAGGTTTCAGAAGATGACTCGTTTTACGAACCAGCCTATGAGGCAATTAATTTCCTCAGCAATTCGGAGTTGCCCGACGGGAGTATGGGATTCTATTCTAAAGTTTGCTCCTGGGGCCATGAGAATGTCTCGGCCAGGGGAAAAAATGCACAGGTTGTCCCATATTTACAGTCAGGATACGGAGAGCTTTTACCATAACTTAGTGAGCCATTGGGATCAGCCACAGAAGGTTGCTGTTGGGGCGGACAATCCGTTGGATATGATGGAGAACACGCCTATTCCAGCAAGTGTCTCTAATACCGTAGAACGAATGCAGTATTTGGATACAATGACCTATTTGCCAGGGGATATTTTGACCAAGGTTGATCGTGCCAGCATGGCAAAATCCTTGGAAGTACGTGTGCCCATACTGGATCATCGGCTTGTGGAGTTGTCTTGGCGATTGCCACAAAAATTCAAGATTCGAGAGGGTCAGAGCAAATGGATTCTGCGTCAAATTTTAGATCAACATGTGCCTAGGAAACTTTTTGATCGACCGAAAGTGGGTTTTAGTGTTCCCGTTCAGGCTTGGCTTCGGGGCCCTCTTAAGGAGTGGGCTCATGAACTGCTTTCTAAAGATTCCATAGATCGGTATGGGCTTATGAAGTGGCAACCTATAAATCAAAAGTGGCAAGAACACTTGTCAGGAAAACACGATTGGCAGTATCAGTTGTGGAGCGCTTTAATGCTCCAATCATGGTGCCAGAAATGGTTATAG
- a CDS encoding glycosyltransferase encodes MRIAFLIPSMEAGGAERVAAILCNQWVKKGHEVNLMTYEEEGTSSAYELDSRVRIHQLGLHHKKATVISFLLKNLKRILKFRKALSQLKPDIVVSFMVETNVAAVLASLRKDWSVVISERVHPGFCPIGKMRSALRVLTYGLADAVVVQTSDIAKWMENSLKITPLIFPNPIDLNAKVLTETNTKMGTGKKVVAGGRLSFQKGFDFLIDAFSRVADKNPSWTLSIYGDGPELENLKNRAKKLGLKDRVEFQGIVPDLRSRLSQCDLFVHSARYEGYPNVVMEALASNCCVVATDCPGGTRELLQDGRYGKLVPCDDVEKLSMILSELMNDDSLRQHMAENASGAVKDLDSAKISKRWTQLFESLKSRNSVPEGGIDTLLVISQLGVGGTENHVTSLCQWFNQQNAHATVFNMLGVGKNTQALQESGFPVLMPKGISLIRNFRALSWLMWPVVAVKLFKTFRSARPKVTHFFLPASYIVGSIVALVAGIDTKRVMSRRSLNTYHKKYPFISWIESCLNRRTHAFLGNSIGVTDQLLREVNITKNQMGLIYNGVDFLSFENTQCTSDTRERLGLQESSFVMIIVANLIPYKGHMDLFEALGSISSRLPENWHLIVVGEGDAFKNKLVDKVSSLGLDASVSFLGSRSDVPDLLVASDMGVLSSHEEGFSNFILEGMAARLPMVVTDVGGNPEAVINGKTGIVVSPHDPNSLGQAILKLAKDKELSRSMGEAGYCRVRDRFSQKQCIANYNQLYEGLLEGKSVDEISAVRVQNYGSF; translated from the coding sequence ATGCGTATTGCTTTTCTTATCCCTTCCATGGAGGCTGGCGGTGCAGAACGTGTCGCAGCAATCCTTTGTAACCAGTGGGTTAAAAAGGGCCACGAGGTCAATTTAATGACTTATGAGGAAGAAGGAACTTCCTCGGCGTATGAATTAGATTCTCGTGTGAGAATTCACCAGCTTGGGTTGCATCACAAGAAAGCCACTGTGATTAGCTTTTTGCTGAAGAATTTGAAACGAATCTTGAAATTCAGAAAGGCACTGTCACAGCTGAAACCAGATATAGTTGTGTCTTTTATGGTTGAAACAAATGTGGCGGCTGTTTTGGCATCTCTTAGGAAAGATTGGTCTGTTGTTATTTCAGAACGAGTACATCCTGGTTTTTGCCCTATAGGTAAAATGAGATCAGCCCTTAGAGTGTTAACCTACGGGCTTGCGGACGCTGTTGTGGTTCAAACATCAGATATTGCAAAATGGATGGAAAATTCCCTAAAAATTACACCGTTAATTTTTCCTAATCCCATTGATTTAAATGCGAAGGTATTGACCGAAACCAATACCAAAATGGGGACGGGGAAAAAGGTAGTGGCTGGAGGAAGACTCTCTTTCCAGAAGGGATTTGATTTTTTAATTGATGCTTTTTCTAGGGTGGCAGATAAGAATCCTTCCTGGACGCTTTCCATTTATGGTGATGGTCCTGAACTTGAAAACTTAAAAAATAGAGCGAAAAAATTAGGACTAAAAGATCGTGTGGAGTTTCAGGGGATCGTTCCTGACTTGCGATCTAGACTTAGCCAGTGTGATTTGTTTGTTCATTCTGCCCGCTATGAGGGTTATCCAAATGTGGTGATGGAAGCACTGGCTTCAAACTGTTGTGTTGTTGCAACCGATTGTCCCGGGGGAACGCGGGAGCTATTGCAAGATGGGCGATATGGGAAACTTGTTCCCTGTGATGATGTCGAAAAACTTTCAATGATACTTTCAGAACTTATGAATGATGATAGTCTTCGTCAGCATATGGCTGAAAATGCATCTGGAGCAGTTAAAGATCTTGATTCAGCAAAAATTTCTAAACGCTGGACGCAGTTATTTGAAAGTTTAAAATCCAGAAATTCCGTCCCAGAAGGAGGGATAGACACACTTTTAGTTATCAGCCAGCTCGGAGTTGGGGGGACTGAAAATCATGTAACAAGCTTGTGCCAATGGTTTAATCAACAAAATGCTCATGCTACAGTTTTTAACATGCTTGGGGTTGGTAAAAACACTCAGGCGCTTCAAGAGTCAGGATTTCCGGTTCTGATGCCAAAAGGCATTTCCTTGATTCGAAACTTTAGAGCCTTAAGTTGGTTGATGTGGCCAGTTGTTGCCGTAAAGCTTTTTAAGACATTTCGTAGTGCCCGCCCCAAAGTGACGCACTTTTTTTTACCAGCCAGCTATATTGTTGGGAGTATCGTAGCACTTGTAGCGGGTATTGATACGAAGCGGGTGATGAGCCGAAGAAGTCTAAACACTTATCATAAAAAGTATCCTTTCATAAGCTGGATTGAAAGCTGTTTGAATAGGAGGACGCATGCCTTTTTAGGGAATTCAATCGGGGTAACGGATCAATTGTTACGGGAAGTTAACATAACGAAAAATCAGATGGGTCTCATCTATAATGGCGTCGATTTTTTATCATTTGAGAATACTCAGTGCACTAGTGACACTCGTGAGCGCTTAGGCCTTCAGGAAAGTAGCTTTGTTATGATCATAGTGGCCAATTTAATTCCCTATAAAGGGCATATGGATTTGTTCGAGGCATTGGGAAGCATTTCTAGTAGGTTACCAGAGAATTGGCATTTAATCGTTGTTGGGGAAGGTGATGCTTTTAAGAATAAATTAGTGGACAAGGTTTCATCGCTAGGTTTGGATGCCTCAGTTTCATTTCTTGGATCTCGTTCTGATGTTCCAGACCTTCTTGTTGCCTCAGATATGGGAGTTCTCTCATCACATGAAGAAGGATTTTCAAATTTTATACTCGAAGGGATGGCCGCTCGGCTCCCTATGGTTGTTACTGATGTAGGGGGCAATCCAGAAGCAGTTATAAATGGGAAGACTGGCATAGTTGTTTCACCTCACGACCCCAATTCACTAGGCCAAGCGATCTTGAAACTAGCAAAGGATAAGGAGCTTTCCCGAAGTATGGGAGAAGCTGGGTATTGCCGTGTTCGCGATCGATTTTCTCAAAAGCAGTGCATAGCGAACTATAATCAACTCTATGAAGGTTTATTAGAGGGAAAATCAGTGGATGAGATTTCTGCTGTTCGAGTGCAAAATTATGGAAGCTTCTAG
- the pseB gene encoding UDP-N-acetylglucosamine 4,6-dehydratase (inverting) — MMLKDFLVKKPEFDGASIIVTGGTGSFGQAFIKKVSQLYRPKKLIVFSRDELKQYEMAQKFPEAQYPFLRFFIGDVRDYNRLEMAFRDIDVVVHAAALKHVPIAEYNPYECIHTNVIGAENIVRAAFRQKVKKVIALSTDKAVSPINLYGASKLAADKIFVAANNIQGNDPTTFSVVRYGNVIGSRGSIVPMFQKMAQTNVPFLPITDDRMTRFWIALEQGVDFVLSSIELMKGGEIFVPKIPSMKIIDMAKVIAPGIDTKIIGIRPGEKLHEAMLTADESNSTYNLEDRFVLCPGNLESAKHYDKTCSKVAERFIYSSDQNDEWLKPEELNMMIRETSDSVSSKVA, encoded by the coding sequence ATGATGTTAAAAGATTTTTTAGTTAAGAAACCTGAATTTGATGGCGCCTCCATCATAGTGACTGGAGGAACTGGTTCATTTGGACAAGCATTTATAAAGAAGGTTTCTCAGCTATATAGACCAAAGAAGCTGATAGTGTTTTCTCGTGATGAGTTAAAACAGTATGAGATGGCTCAAAAGTTCCCAGAGGCACAATATCCATTTCTCCGTTTTTTTATTGGAGATGTCCGGGATTATAATCGTTTAGAAATGGCTTTCAGAGATATAGATGTGGTTGTCCATGCTGCAGCGTTGAAACATGTTCCAATTGCTGAATACAATCCATATGAATGTATTCATACAAACGTAATAGGTGCTGAAAACATCGTGAGAGCAGCTTTTAGACAAAAAGTCAAAAAGGTTATAGCATTATCTACGGATAAAGCGGTTAGTCCTATCAATCTTTATGGGGCAAGCAAGTTAGCAGCTGATAAGATTTTTGTGGCGGCAAACAATATTCAGGGAAATGATCCTACTACATTTTCTGTCGTTCGTTACGGAAATGTAATTGGTTCTAGAGGCAGCATAGTACCTATGTTCCAAAAAATGGCACAGACTAATGTTCCATTCTTGCCTATTACAGACGATCGGATGACACGTTTTTGGATAGCTTTGGAACAAGGGGTGGATTTTGTCCTTTCTTCAATAGAACTTATGAAGGGTGGTGAAATCTTTGTTCCAAAAATACCAAGTATGAAGATCATTGATATGGCAAAGGTTATTGCTCCAGGAATTGACACAAAAATAATAGGTATACGGCCGGGTGAAAAATTGCACGAGGCGATGTTAACAGCCGACGAATCTAATAGCACATACAACTTGGAGGATCGATTTGTTCTCTGCCCTGGGAACCTTGAAAGCGCAAAGCATTATGATAAAACTTGTTCTAAGGTCGCAGAGCGTTTTATTTATTCCAGTGATCAGAATGATGAGTGGTTGAAACCGGAGGAGTTAAATATGATGATTCGTGAGACTTCCGATTCTGTTAGTTCAAAAGTAGCATAA
- a CDS encoding ABC transporter ATP-binding protein, producing the protein MSTPSVISAVQKLRSLLTPKEKREWLSFVGIALISSALEIVTASVIVVFAQVINQPELGMKYIVKAGLEGYVRSDQVVLYLAILFGLIYLVKNMISAFEAFFQNFSIQRMNYNFKKEMLKRYTYMDYSLYLTRNSSFGMTVVGGDIEKVYSTGMPALAAVISEGVVFVCLVGMIVFMDPSLFGFIFGIGGFVGFCIYKWFLPMFYNWGKHLQETALLSTKNLLQFFHAFKEILLLGKQDTFIEVYHRISQKRSRIQAVQTATNTLPRVVIEVLFVGLFVLTISYMSVNYDQPQQMLGMLGGYLYVGFRVMPGLNRIIGQLNNFKTVIPSVERMDQEYSTAFSKENYVNVPGLKFEKNIVIRNAFIKYRSADTDALKNVTLTLQKGESIGIIGETGSGKSTFIDMLLGLLRPYKGDILIDGKYPVNSPQWHKMIGYVPQSIYLTDDTIEANIAFGVEAEQIDIERLETAISGAQLSTFILKLPDGVKTIVGEHGVRLSGGERQRVSIARALYHNPEVLIFDEATSALDNATEKKLMDTIGKLSKVCTVVMVAHRLSTLRDCQRIIHIKDGIVEEGELQHEKKA; encoded by the coding sequence ATGTCAACGCCATCAGTTATATCTGCCGTTCAGAAGTTAAGAAGTCTGCTTACCCCAAAGGAAAAGAGAGAATGGCTTTCGTTTGTTGGAATTGCGCTTATTTCATCGGCACTGGAGATTGTTACAGCTTCGGTCATCGTTGTTTTTGCGCAGGTAATTAACCAACCCGAATTGGGGATGAAATATATTGTAAAAGCAGGTCTGGAAGGTTACGTGAGAAGTGATCAGGTTGTTCTTTATCTGGCAATTTTATTCGGGCTTATTTACCTAGTTAAAAATATGATTTCTGCATTTGAGGCCTTTTTTCAAAACTTTTCCATACAAAGGATGAATTACAACTTTAAGAAAGAAATGCTTAAGAGATACACATATATGGACTATAGCCTCTATCTCACGAGGAATTCCTCCTTTGGAATGACAGTGGTTGGTGGGGATATTGAGAAGGTTTATTCTACTGGGATGCCTGCATTGGCAGCAGTGATTTCCGAAGGGGTGGTATTTGTTTGTCTCGTTGGGATGATTGTCTTTATGGATCCTTCTCTTTTCGGTTTTATTTTTGGGATTGGTGGCTTTGTCGGATTTTGCATCTATAAGTGGTTTCTTCCTATGTTTTATAACTGGGGGAAACACTTGCAGGAGACAGCTTTATTAAGTACGAAAAATCTTTTGCAGTTTTTCCATGCCTTTAAAGAGATTTTGCTACTGGGAAAGCAAGATACTTTCATAGAGGTTTATCATAGAATTTCTCAGAAACGTTCTAGGATTCAAGCCGTGCAAACTGCTACAAATACGTTGCCACGCGTTGTAATAGAGGTCTTATTTGTTGGGTTATTCGTTTTAACAATTTCATATATGTCAGTGAACTATGATCAGCCGCAACAAATGTTAGGAATGTTAGGCGGGTATCTTTATGTTGGGTTTAGAGTAATGCCTGGTTTAAATAGGATAATAGGTCAGCTTAATAATTTTAAAACGGTCATTCCATCGGTTGAACGGATGGATCAGGAATACTCTACCGCATTTTCCAAAGAGAATTATGTGAATGTACCAGGATTAAAATTCGAGAAAAATATCGTAATTCGCAATGCATTCATTAAGTACAGAAGTGCTGATACGGATGCTCTAAAGAATGTTACGCTGACTCTTCAAAAGGGAGAGAGTATTGGAATTATTGGAGAAACTGGTTCAGGAAAATCTACATTCATTGATATGCTTCTAGGTCTCTTAAGGCCTTATAAAGGTGATATTTTGATTGATGGAAAGTATCCTGTAAATTCGCCCCAATGGCATAAAATGATTGGATATGTTCCCCAATCAATTTATTTGACTGATGATACAATCGAAGCAAATATTGCCTTCGGTGTGGAAGCGGAACAGATCGATATAGAAAGATTGGAAACAGCCATTAGTGGCGCTCAACTCTCGACATTTATTCTTAAGTTGCCTGATGGGGTAAAGACAATTGTGGGGGAGCATGGCGTTCGTCTTTCAGGTGGTGAGCGGCAGAGAGTTTCTATTGCCAGGGCGTTATACCATAATCCTGAGGTTTTGATTTTTGATGAAGCGACGTCTGCATTAGATAATGCAACTGAAAAGAAACTGATGGATACCATAGGAAAATTAAGTAAAGTTTGTACAGTGGTTATGGTTGCCCATCGCTTATCAACATTAAGGGACTGCCAGCGGATTATTCATATTAAAGATGGAATAGTCGAAGAAGGAGAGCTTCAACACGAGAAGAAAGCGTGA